The sequence AtttaattttatgaatttttagagAGACGATGAAAAAGTGCGTCCCACTCTAGCAAATTTGCAAACAGATAGTATAAGTATCAAAGCATGTAAATGTTGTAGTCGAACCAACaatctatatatctatatacgTGAGGATTGGGATCAGACAAAAAATATTGTTGCCATCGCATGCCCTCCACCAGGTGCGGTGTTGTGGCAAATTCGGTTACCAGTGAGGTTAGCAACGCCGATATGAGATAgctaataaaaatatgataattggtatcagagccatccacTCTGTCACTAACTGAGGATTGTTACAACAAAAGACCAGTGAAATTGTTGCGAAGCAAATAAGGAAAAAACACTCGAACACCTCCTCTgagttcttcttcctctccgcGTCTTCTGTCTCGCGATGCTCCTCCCTCCCGACGTCGGAATCGCTCTCGCCGGCGAGATTGGCCGACGGGAACGTGACACAGCACGCGTCCGCCCGCGCCCCACGCGCAGCAAGCCAAACCCCGGCTCCGGCCCCTGCACGCGATCGAAGTGACGCTGTCATGCAGTTCTGCCGGTCTCCCGTGCTAACCGGCAGCATGCCGGCCTGCATCCAGACCGAATTACCTGCATGATGCCGAGAAGAGCTTGCGATTGCATGTGTAACTTGGCTGGCGATCACAGTCTTTTCTTCGTGCCTGATTTATTAGTGGTTGACGCTGATTAATCTGATCACCCTGCCCTGCTTTGGTTTTCCACTTTTAGTTGATTGATCACTACTGCTAAAGATTGTGGCATTTGTGTAAGATGCCACTATATCTTTCACCATCGATCACGATCAGTGTATCTCTCTGGAATCCTTTccttctctatatatatctgcaCCCGCGCACAGACAGCTCCAGACGCCTGATCGGAAAGCAACGTTTCCCCAATTCGACGCGTCGAAGGACCATTACAAGTCAGAGACGAGCATACTGCATATAGGCATTCGGCTAGCTTGGCCACAGACTTGCTCGCTTGTGTAGCGTTCCATCGATCCATCGGTTGGTTGATCATGGAGTGGAGGGACAGCTTCTTGGACTTGGTGCTGATCCCGCTCAGCTTGCTCCTGCCCATGGCGTACCACGTCTGGCTCTGGCGCGAGCTCCGCCTCCGCCCGCTGCGCACCGCCGTCGGTATCAACTCCGCCACCCGCCGCCTCTGGGCCATTGGCATGATGAAGGTACTACGAACATACGCACGCATTCTGACACGTACGATCGAGCTGGTGTCGCGTCGTTGCACCGGTGACGAACGACCCCACCCCAGGTTGACTGATACGTTCGCCGTGCGCGGGTGCTTTGCAGGACAGCGCGAAGAACGCGGTGACGGTGGTGCAGTCGGTGCGGAACGTGATCATGGGGTCGACGCTGatggcgacgacggcgatccTCTTCTGCACGGGCATCGCGGCGGTGCTGAGCAGCAcctacaccatcaagaagccGCTCAGCGACACCGTCTTCGGCGCGCACGGCGAGTACATGATGGCGCTCAAGTAcgtcgcgctgctgctcctcttcctcttctccttcctctgccACTCCCTCGCCATCTGCTTCCTCAACCAGGCCAGCTTCCTCATCAACACCTCCGCCTCCCTCTTCGCCGCAGACGCCGAGTCCGGCAGCCTCGGCCTGCCGTCCACCAGGGACTACATCAACGAGATCCTGGAGCGCGGGTTCACCCTCAACTTCGTCGGCAACCGGCTGTTCTACGCCGGGGTGCCCCTCCTCCTCTGGATCTTCGGCCCGCTCCTGGCCTTCGTGTCCTCCACGGTCATGATCCCGATACTCTACAACCTCGACACCGTGAATCTCAAAGGAGACAGCGGCTGCGTCAATGGGAAATCTGCAGAGATGATGAACGGGAGCGAGTGCATGCATGTCTCAATCTGATCAAACAAGCGATCGAAGCTAGTAAGCTGCAGTTGTTCTGAACAATTCGATCACAAGTGGTTTCTTATTTCTCTCGATGCTTAATCATGTGTCAAAAATGTGCCTATATATGATTCAGTAGACTACTGCCACATTGGTGCAATGCATGCATACACGCGAGTCATACTACAGTGTGTGCGGGCTTTTCTTGTCAGAAGACAGCAACTGGCGAGCACGTAGATTGGTAGTGCATGTCGTCCTACCTATCTTAGCTGATGTACTAGGAAAACCTACCGTTGCATGGATGACATGGAACCCATGCATGCAGTTGCTGCTGGTTAATTTCATTGTGAGTGCTGCTGGTTCTTGACAAGTTGACAGTGTGTGCGTGCCGACTGTTCCACCACAAGGCATAGATTTCTGGTCGTCTTTATCTGGTTGTCTCTTTGTTTTATtcatttcaacattttttcCCTGGCAACTGAAGCAGAAAAAAGGGCAGCAAATGCTGGTGGGTATTAGCATGCGCAATGTGCAATTGCACAAAGGGAGCGCAGGCAGCTAGCCATATCAGCAGGAGCATTTTCCGACAGGAACACAAAGTGCTTCTGTGTCGGGGCTGTCGTCCAATACCCATGCCCAAACCAActgatattattattattattgacCGAAACTTATGCTATTATTGGGATGTAGGGTGTGTGGTACTATGGGTAAAAAGTTTATGGGGAAATTTCTTATAAGCCACTGGATATTTGCATGACCTATTATATGCAACGCATCATTATATTGTGCTGTGGCAATCAGGCTAACATGCATGAAAAGAGTTGGACTCGGAAGCTTTCAGATTTCGATATTAGTATACGAATAAATTTTTCTCAAAATGGTATGTGGGTGAGGTGGCTTATCTCACAACATATTGTGCACTGCATATGTGTTTTGTCTCATGTGTACTGCACGAATCTCAGTAATAAAATAGATGGTGTGGATTAACCACCTCGTCCATAAGCTATTTTGATAGTGCATCTTCCACTAGTATACGATACACTCCGTTCGATGATGTTTCATGTGCAAAGAAGATGGATCGGTGGGTGCTCATGCGTATGTTGGCTCTGTTTGGTTTGATTCTCACTAGAGCAAAATCTGAACCTTGCCTTATTaagatttgaaaattttaatcGTGGCTCATGTAATTTATTGTATAATTCCAATAATTAATTCTTTAGTGTGATGATTGCTAGATTAAAAGATATGAAATTATTGTTTttcactacgtaagaaatcaACATAAGAGACATCATATTAGTGACAGCCGTTTAgaaaccatcactaatgttctATTAGTGATTGGTCCAATaacgacctatcactaatgtgacCTTGGGCTGGGACTCGGCtaagatccgtcactaatgacatgttattagtgacgggagAGGAAATCACTTGTCACTAAAGACCGCGGTGATGGCTCACATgaaaacccatcactaatgacaaagtCGAGTAGAAACGACACACGTCACAAAACATAGCCTCTGAGCCATATAGTGTCGGGAgcagtcattaatgacgggtgataattatgacccatcactaatacctgtcactaatgattggtcgGAATCTCAAGCATTTTATGAGATTTTATCCGTCATTAATGTgaaagtcatcagtgatgggtcatagttatCATTCTCATAGATGTGCTTAAGATtgagtcattagtaacaggtgaTAGCTCATTTCGGagattcataattttttcatacggagtcggataaagataaactttatatgaatattatagCCTTTGATGAGatttacaattttgtagttgatcactttttttttatttgaggccatatagatacacaaataaacatatgaaaactatcaAAAAAAAACCCACACACTTGACCACAAACTAATTGCTGGATCCAGTGTAAAACTAATATGAATGATTGAAAAAGTTACGCACGgggtcacaaagttgaaaactgcaaattcaaagatttttatcgtgagttaGGTAACTTAAATTGATGAAACGTCATTGCATCACTGACTTTTAGATGTAGCAATAtgtctccaaaaattacaaattaGAGAAGGTTAATTTTCGATCAAAAACTTTAGAGGTCATGTCGATGATTTTTCGAGCCTTTTTGGTGTCAAGAAATATATATGTCTAAACACTTGTATTCTTTCGGAtgcttcgaaagtagaggtcgaaCGTCGAAATTGGACTATGTATGTAatagttatggctgttttaccaAACACTGTATGGATTGGACACATTTTTCATACGAactcggatggagacaaactttatatgaacattgtacaactcgatgagatctacaactttgtagttgataactttttatttaaaaccatatagatacccaaataattataataatttttagtaaATGAGAAATAAAACGAAAATATATCATATTGCCATCAGCAAACACTCTATGCTGGGATGGTAAGATAGCCTCGCGTAAGGGTTCTGGTCCCGGGTTCGATTCTCAACAACCACACGCGTGCGTAtttcgcgtgacttgtgactggTTGGGTACGTGGTCAAGTGACTTGTGACTGgtcgggtgaaaaaaaaaattaggcaaAAAATGTTTCCTGACAATCAGTTTgcgttttaaaaaacaaaaaaaaggaaacatcattagtgatgaatcTAAATCCAAATCTATCACTGatatatatcattagtgacgcgttcgAAGTGACGGAGactttacccgtcactaatgaggatTATCATCTGTCGCTAATAAACTATTCTTACGTAGTGTTTAAATACCCTCTTCTCTTCCTTTTAATATGGTATAAATGAGTGTATACATGCTGTATCAAAGTATTTGCCATGTATATTGTCATGGGGACCTTGCACTAGCAATGCTCTTGTACCAATGAAAGAGGTTAGTCACCCGGTTAATGAACAGTGGAGTGCGGTTAGAGCAACTGTGACGTGCTGCCTTTTGCCGAGGTGTCAAACTGGTTCGCATGCATGCACCTGTTGGTGTAATACCCCTCCAGTCAAAATTGCttgaagtttttattttttatgatcttTAATATGCAATTTTAACCACtgttttttattagaatatagttataatgtttaataaaaatataatattatgaaagtatttaattttttaagataaatccacacgtattattttta is a genomic window of Phragmites australis chromosome 17, lpPhrAust1.1, whole genome shotgun sequence containing:
- the LOC133897470 gene encoding uncharacterized protein LOC133897470; translated protein: MEWRDSFLDLVLIPLSLLLPMAYHVWLWRELRLRPLRTAVGINSATRRLWAIGMMKDSAKNAVTVVQSVRNVIMGSTLMATTAILFCTGIAAVLSSTYTIKKPLSDTVFGAHGEYMMALKYVALLLLFLFSFLCHSLAICFLNQASFLINTSASLFAADAESGSLGLPSTRDYINEILERGFTLNFVGNRLFYAGVPLLLWIFGPLLAFVSSTVMIPILYNLDTVNLKGDSGCVNGKSAEMMNGSECMHVSI